In Luteimonas viscosa, the genomic window CACGATCGGCGATTCGATCCGGCGCGGACAACAGGCGTTCCAGCGCCTGGCCGAGCTGCCCTGCCCCACGGTGTCCGCGATCCACGGCTTCTGCATGGGCGGCGGCACCGAGATCTCGCTGGCCTGCGACTACCGCATCGCCAGCAGCGATCCGTCCACCCGCATCGGCCTGCCCGAGGTGAAGCTGGGCATCTATCCCGGCTGGGGCGGCAGCGTGCGCCTGCCGCGTCTGGTCGGCGCGCCGGCGGCGATGGACGTGATGCTGACCGGGCGCACGCTGTCGGCGTCGTCGGCGAAGGCGATGGGCGTGGTCGACAAGGTGGTCGAGCCGGCGCTGCTGGTGGACGAGGCCGCCAGACTCGCGCTCGAAGGTCGCGAACGCCCGTTCAGGCAGCGCTTCCTGGGCTGGATCACCAACACCTGGCCCGTGCGCCAGGTACTGGCGCCCGTGCTGGTCAAGCAGGTCGCGCGCAAGGCCCGCAAGGAGCACTACCCGGCTCCGTACGCGCTGATCGAGACCTGGCGCCGCAGCGGTGGCGGGATCCAGTCGCGTCTGTCGGCCGAGCGCAAATCGGTGGTCAAGCTCGCCGGCACCCCGACCGCGCGCAACCTCACCCGCGTGTTCTTCCTGCAGGAGCGGCTCAAGGGGCTCGGCGGAAAGGAACCGCACGGCATCGCCCACGTGCACGTGGTCGGCGCCGGGGTGATGGGCGGCGACATCGCCGCGTGGTCCGCCTACAAGGGCTTCCAGGTGACGCTGCAGGACCGCGAGCAGAAATACATCGACGGCGCGCTGGCGCGCGCGCAGGACCTGTTCGCGAAGAAGGTCAGGGACGAGGCGAAGCGGCCCGAAGTCGCCGCGCGGCTGAAGTCGGACCTCGCCGGCGAGGGCATCCCCGGCGCCGATCTCGTGATCGAGGCGATCATCGAGCAGGCGCAGGCCAAGCGCGAGCTCTACGCCACCGTCGAACCGCGACTCGAGCCCGACGCGCTGCTGACCAGCAACACCTCCTCCATTCCGCTCGAAGAACTGACCGGCCATATCGCGCGTCCCGCGCGGTTCGCCGGCCTGCACTACTTCAACCCGGTGGCGCTGATGCCGCTGGTGGAGATCGTGCGCCACGACGCGATGGACCCGCAGACCGAGCAGCGCCTCGCCGCGTTCTGCAAGGCGCTCGACAAGCTGCCGGTGCCGGTCGCCGGCACGCCCGGCTTCCTGGTCAACCGCCTGCTGTTTCCGTACATGCTGGAAGCCGCGCTCGCGTATTCCGAGGGCATCCCTGGCCCGGTCATCGACAGGGCCGCGGTGAAGTACGGCATGCCGATGGGGCCGATCGAACTGATCGATACCGTCGGGCTCGACGTCGCCTACGGCGTCGGCCAGGAACTGGCGCCTTTCCTCGGGTTGTCGATCCCGCCGGCGCTGGCCAACCCGCCCGAACAGGGCAGGCGCGGCAAGAAGGACGGCCAGGGCCTGTACGCCTGGGAACGGACCGACAAGGGCAGCAAGCCGAAGAAGCCCGAGGTGCCGAAGGACTACAAGGCGCCCGACGACCTCGAGGATCGCCTGATCCTGCCGCTGCTCAACGAAGCCGTGGCCGCGCTGCACGACGGCGTGGTCGAGGATGCGGACCTGCTCGACGCCGGCGTGATCTTCGGTACGGGCTACGCGCCGTTCCGCGGCGGTCCGATCCAGACCATCCGCGAAACCGGAGTCGACGCACTGCTCGCCCGGCTCGAGTCGCTGCGGGCGAAACACGGCGACCGCTTCGCGCCGCGCCCGGGCTGGGACAATCCCGCATTGCGGCAGGCGGGCTGACCGCCCCCGCGCATCCGGCGATCTACTCGGCTGGCGATATGGCGGGTGCCTGCCCGCCCTCGATGCCGAGCGCCACGAGCGCCTGCGCGAGCGCGCTGCGTTGCGCTTCGAGCTCGTCGGGGCCGTCGTAGGCGAACACCGTCCAGGTCTCGCCCGCGCGCATCGTTTCTCCGGGTGCGAGGCTGCGCATCGGCGCGTGCACTTCCAGTTCCAGCAACCCGGCATCGGGATCGGCGTGGTGCCAGTCGAGGTAGAGTTCGACCTGGCCGTGTTCGGGATCGATGGCTTCGTCCGGCTGGCGCTCGAACCGGATCAGCAGCAGTTGCCCGGCGTTGAAGCCGGCGATCCAGCCCGCGGACGGCGCGATGAAGATCTTCCCGCGCCGTCCGCGCTTGCCCGGCGGCGGCGGATCGAGGCGCAGCGAGTAGACACCATCCTCCCACCACGCGACGGGACCGGCGTAGACCTCGGTCTCGTCGGCGCGCAGCCGCGCATCTTCCGGCGCCGCCACCGGCACGAACACCCGGCTGCCGGCAGGCAGGCGGGTGTTGAACCACAGGTCGCGGCGCACCTCGCGGTCGCGGATGTTGACCGCTTCGGCCGACAGTTCCAGCGTCGCCGGCGCCGTGCCGGACAGCCGGAACGCCTGGGTCGCCTGCAGTCCGCTCACCGGGCTGGGCATGCCCTCGAGCACCAGCCGGTCCGCAGCCTGCTCGACGATGCGGTTGCGCGCGTTCGCCAGCCATGGATCCGGTGGCCATTGCGCGGCGGCGGCGCGGCGCTGCGGATTGACGTCCTGGTCGAGCCACCAGCGCGATTGCGGGCCGGTCCAGAGCTCGTGGCCCATGTAGGGGATGTTCTCGCCGTCCGCCGCGGGCACCGGATCGGGCACGGCATCGACCGCCGCGCCCACCTTCAGCAGGTTCGGACGGCCGGGCAGCGACACATGCACGATGCGCCCGCCCAGGGCCGGCGCAATCTCGACCTGCAGGTGCCCGTCGTCCAGCCGGACGCGCTCGGCGCCGGCCACTACGAAGGCCGGGAGACAGAGCAACGCCG contains:
- a CDS encoding 3-hydroxyacyl-CoA dehydrogenase NAD-binding domain-containing protein, producing the protein MIAGLDGLRFSHWQVELRPDGVLVLSFDREGESVNTFAQDVLIELEALLERLALDAPKALVLRSAKQKGFIAGADIREFAEFDRKGTIGDSIRRGQQAFQRLAELPCPTVSAIHGFCMGGGTEISLACDYRIASSDPSTRIGLPEVKLGIYPGWGGSVRLPRLVGAPAAMDVMLTGRTLSASSAKAMGVVDKVVEPALLVDEAARLALEGRERPFRQRFLGWITNTWPVRQVLAPVLVKQVARKARKEHYPAPYALIETWRRSGGGIQSRLSAERKSVVKLAGTPTARNLTRVFFLQERLKGLGGKEPHGIAHVHVVGAGVMGGDIAAWSAYKGFQVTLQDREQKYIDGALARAQDLFAKKVRDEAKRPEVAARLKSDLAGEGIPGADLVIEAIIEQAQAKRELYATVEPRLEPDALLTSNTSSIPLEELTGHIARPARFAGLHYFNPVALMPLVEIVRHDAMDPQTEQRLAAFCKALDKLPVPVAGTPGFLVNRLLFPYMLEAALAYSEGIPGPVIDRAAVKYGMPMGPIELIDTVGLDVAYGVGQELAPFLGLSIPPALANPPEQGRRGKKDGQGLYAWERTDKGSKPKKPEVPKDYKAPDDLEDRLILPLLNEAVAALHDGVVEDADLLDAGVIFGTGYAPFRGGPIQTIRETGVDALLARLESLRAKHGDRFAPRPGWDNPALRQAG
- a CDS encoding DUF4380 domain-containing protein, whose protein sequence is MRPRLPVVGILVAALLCLPAFVVAGAERVRLDDGHLQVEIAPALGGRIVHVSLPGRPNLLKVGAAVDAVPDPVPAADGENIPYMGHELWTGPQSRWWLDQDVNPQRRAAAAQWPPDPWLANARNRIVEQAADRLVLEGMPSPVSGLQATQAFRLSGTAPATLELSAEAVNIRDREVRRDLWFNTRLPAGSRVFVPVAAPEDARLRADETEVYAGPVAWWEDGVYSLRLDPPPPGKRGRRGKIFIAPSAGWIAGFNAGQLLLIRFERQPDEAIDPEHGQVELYLDWHHADPDAGLLELEVHAPMRSLAPGETMRAGETWTVFAYDGPDELEAQRSALAQALVALGIEGGQAPAISPAE